Proteins from one Palaemon carinicauda isolate YSFRI2023 chromosome 26, ASM3689809v2, whole genome shotgun sequence genomic window:
- the LOC137620222 gene encoding uncharacterized protein yields MEETADRESPHSSFSSLDMVIPETQQDTSQSQVSCDDDLKKKRVRVSKKDIPDYQWTEETETTLADLVKENPMLFDKKHKEWINKVLKDSRWAYIGSQLEPPATAAQCKKRYENLRTRVGKIMKKEKKSGAGQAQRSGRDDFIMDTWSFLIQHIVRGETVASEEFRGSEGGATTASEVDDDVRSTGTRSQASTTTRKDKGKGSCRTLDTSHSDTYVSEKDFSNILRNLVSKADSSTPTYMGQHKIVHDFSCLLEGYMRAIPVHRWHEFQIECLNLTQRYRDETQVLQQAQQQSSETWAGPQQQQPLQPPVHPPVHQQPPQQQSPWQPPHQQSTWQPPHQQSTWQPPHQQSPWQPPHQQSPWQPPHQQQPWQSPQPGPSHAQPEQQQQHRPASHNWVPQSSPSSLPRTTEWHPGMPTPLSSTPVQVTSPSVPVSSPTLVQAPSPAPSLTSLSAAFKSPLTFPVLTPGTIDSSLDEAMTPSPLYSSKELDTPPVKDKEI; encoded by the exons atggaggagactgcagatcgagaatctcctcattcatcattttcaagtctcgatatggtcatcccggagacacagcaggatacaagccagagccaggtatcctgtgatgacgatttaaagaagaagcgggttcgggtgtctaagaaggacatccctgactaccagtggacggaagagacggagactacgttggccgaccttgtcaaggagaaccccatgctctttgacaagaaacacaaggagtggataaacaaggtgttgaaggacagcaggtgggcatatataggaagccagctggaacctcctgccactgctgcccagtgcaaaaaacgctacgaaaacttgaggacgagggttggcaaaattatgaagaaggagaagaagagtggagctggccaagcccaaaggagtggccgtgatgacttcatcatggacacttggtcgttcctcatacagcacatcgtccggggagagacagtcgccagtgaggagtttcgtggctccgaaggaggtgccacgacagccagcgaagtcgacgatgacgtgaggtcgacggggactcgcagccaggcatctaccaccaccaggaaggacaaggggaaggggtcctgccgaacacttgacacctctcacagcgacacctatgtgtcggagaaggatttcagcaatatattgaggaat cttgtgtcgaaagctgattcgtcaaccccaacgtatatgggccagcacaagattgtgcacgatttttcgtgcctgctggaaggctacatgcgtgccatcccagtacaccgatggcacgaattccaaatagagtgcctcaatctcacacaacgttacagggacgagactcaggtcttgcagcaggcacagcaacaatcctcagagacctgggcaggcccacagcaacagcaacctttacagccccctgtgcatccccctgtgcatcagcaaccccctcagcaacagtcaccttggcagccccctcaccagcagtcaacttggcagccccctcaccagcagtcaacttggcagccccctcaccagcagtcaccttggcaaccccctcaccagcagtcaccttggcaaccccctcaccagcagcaaccttggcagtcccctcaaccaggaccctcgcatgcacagccagagcagcagcaacagcatcgtccagccagtcataactgggtgccgcagtcaagcccttcttccttgccccgtaccacggagtggcacccagggatgccaactccactgtcatccacccctgtccaggtgacctcgccatcagtgccagtgtcgtcacccacccttgtccaggctccttcaccagcaccttcattaacgtcgctgtcggcggcattcaaaagtccattgaccttccctgtcctgaccccggggaccatcgacagcagccttgatgaagccatgacaccctcacccctctactcgtccaaggagcttgataccccaccagtcaaggacaaggaaatttaa